In the genome of Pseudomonadota bacterium, the window TATCCACAATTTCGCTGATGTCATTCAGGAGGCGTTTTTGCTCTTCTGCGCTTTTCGATTGAAGCTGCTGTTGCGACTGAATCTCTTTGCGCTGCAACTCTCGTTGCATGGCGATCAGTTCCCGTTCTTTTTCCTGGCGTTGTTCCGTACTCATGGCCAACGAGTCACGCTCGAAGGCTTCACGCGCACTTTTCAGTTGCTGCTGGTCCGCCGCGAGCGCACCGCGCAGTTCAGCCGCCTCACCTTCCAAGGTTTGCTTTAGCGCCTGGGCTTGGCCGGACTCCAAAACCACGCGTTGCAAATCCACATAGCCGATTTTCAACTCGGCACTAGCGACACCGGAAAATCCAAGCGCCAAAAAGAAAATGGATATCGCAAAAAAACGTCTTGCATACAGGCTCACAGAGGGCCTCCTTCGATGGATCAGAATGTGGATCCGAATGTGAAACTAAAGGTTTCTGTATCGTCGTCCGGTTCGTCGTTCAGCGGGTAAGCCAGCGCGAATTCCAGTAAACCCAAAATTGGGGTCAGCCACTGGAAACCAATGCCCGCCGAAGCGC includes:
- a CDS encoding OmpH family outer membrane protein, yielding MSLYARRFFAISIFFLALGFSGVASAELKIGYVDLQRVVLESGQAQALKQTLEGEAAELRGALAADQQQLKSAREAFERDSLAMSTEQRQEKERELIAMQRELQRKEIQSQQQLQSKSAEEQKRLLNDISEIVDKLAAKGKYDIILAEGVLFASDRLDITDQVVAELAKGKK